One window of the Salvia splendens isolate huo1 chromosome 1, SspV2, whole genome shotgun sequence genome contains the following:
- the LOC121743930 gene encoding scarecrow-like protein 14 isoform X1, with translation MDKNFSSISGPISRMRSNKEALHVFPTPNLINDLRISDRFSNGNRTDNSRHMSNQFSFDTRVQSPEDIDFRDEVLKFINHILMEEEVEDETCMFQESAALQAAEKSFYEVLGEQCPALSDNQQAPNPDQGVESKFLEESRGSVYDPSDVESFSPDWFYNGNNITVNDPHSTCRSLYITSSSNATLADGPFSSPVSPLKISDVFSEQELAMQFMKGAEEANKFLDCGSNLIMSIINDESRETPDIPRGKKNPHHETLEERSSKQSAVSSDTDVSGDMFDMVLLSSGGKNESALRKELSGVTKSTPQEDHSEGVNGGSKKKGGRTSVVDLRTLLSLCAQAVAVDDHGTAYDYLKQIRQHATPAGDGMQRLAFYFADGLEARMAGYGDLTYARAPTFPTSAADILKAYHILIATCPFRKISNFFANKTIMNVSEKVTKLHIVDFGILYGFQWPSFMQRLSTRPGGPPKLRITGIDLPCPGFRPSARVEETGRRLSSYADTFGVPFEFNAIAKKWETIKLGDLTIEKDELLVVSCINRFRSLLDESVLVNSPRNIVLGLIRKMNPAVFVQGAMNGSYSAPFFITRFREAMFHFSSLFDMLDTIIPREIHERMLLEKTLFGQGIVNVISCEGADRIDRPETYKQWQIRNTRAGFVQLPLDREIVKMARRKVKSSYHKDFVIDEDGHWMLQGWKGRIIYALSSWRPAD, from the coding sequence GATATCGATTTTAGAGATGAAGTGCTCAAGTTCATAAACCACATCCTCATGGAAGAGGAAGTGGAAGATGAAACTTGCATGTTTCAAGAGTCTGCTGCTCTTCAAGCTGCAGAGAAGTCGTTCTATGAGGTTCTCGGAGAGCAGTGTCCTGCTTTGAGCGATAATCAGCAGGCTCCCAATCCGGATCAGGGTGTCGAAAGCAAGTTTCTTGAAGAGTCAAGAGGTAGTGTTTATGATCCTAGTGATGTAGAGTCGTTTTCTCCTGATTGGTTTTataatggaaataatattactGTCAATGATCCACACTCGACTTGTCGGTCATTGTACATTACATCGTCTAGCAATGCTACCTTAGCCGATGGGCCCTTTAGTTCACCTGTTAGCCCTCTCAAAATCTCTGATGTGTTCAGCGAGCAAGAGTTGGCTATGCAATTCATGAAGGGAGCTGAAGAAGCGAATAAATTTCTTGACTGTGGCAGCAACTTGATTATGAGTATTATTAATGATGAGTCGAGAGAGACCCCTGATATACCAAGGGGGAAGAAGAATCCCCATCATGAGACCTTAGAGGAAAGGAGCAGCAAGCAGTCAGCCGTTTCTTCCGACACTGATGTGAGTGGTGACATGTTTGATATGGTTCTTCTGTCCAGTGGAGGAAAGAACGAATCTGCGCTACGTAAAGAATTGAGTGGAGTAACTAAAAGCACTCCACAAGAGGATCATTCAGAGGGAGTTAATGGTGGGagcaagaaaaaaggaggaagGACAAGTGTGGTTGATTTGAGAACCTTACTGAGCCTTTGTGCACAAGCCGTTGCAGTTGATGACCATGGGACAGCATATGATTACCTGAAGCAGATTCGACAACATGCTACTCCGGCTGGGGATGGGATGCAGAGACTTGCCTTTTACTTTGCTGATGGCCTCGAGGCACGCATGGCTGGATATGGAGATCTCACATATGCTCGTGCTCCTACGTTCCCTACCTCGGCTGCTGACATCCTCAAGGCCTATCATATACTAATTGCTACCTGTCCATTTCGGAAGATATCTAATTTCTTTGCTAATAAAACCATCATGAATGTTTCTGAGAAAGTCACGAAGCTCCACATTGTCGATTTTGGCATTCTCTATGGTTTCCAATGGCCTAGCTTTATGCAACGTCTATCTACTCGACCCGGTGGGCCCCCAAAGCTTCGTATCACTGGCATTGATCTTCCGTGTCCAGGTTTCCGGCCATCAGCAAGGGTTGAAGAGACCGGGAGGCGTTTGTCTAGTTATGCTGACACTTTTGGAGTTCCGTTTGAGTTCAACGCGATTGCTAAAAAATGGGAAACGATAAAACTTGGCGATCTTACGATAGAGAAAGACGAGTTGCTTGTGGTAAGCTGTATTAACAGATTCAGGAGTCTTCTCGATGAGAGTGTGTTAGTGAATAGCCCGAGAAATATTGTTCTAGGCCTTATCAGGAAGATGAATCCTGCCGTTTTCGTCCAGGGGGCTATGAATGGCTCGTATAGTGCCCCTTTCTTCATTACAAGATTCCGGGAGGCAATGTTTCATTTCTCGTCCCTTTTTGACATGCTCGACACCATTATTCCCCGAGAGATTCATGAGAGGATGCTTCTTGAGAAGACGCTGTTTGGACAAGGCATTGTGAACGTAATATCTTGTGAAGGAGCTGATAGGATCGATAGACCAGAGACTTACAAGCAATGGCAGATCCGGAACACTAGAGCTGGATTCGTGCAGCTTCCGCTGGACAGGGAGATAGTGAAAATGGCTAGAAGAAAAGTCAAGTCATCCTACCACAAGGATTTTGTGATCGACGAAGATGGCCACTGGATGTTGCAAGGGTGGAAAGGGCGCATCATATACGCGCTCTCTTCTTGGAGGCCCGCTGATTGA
- the LOC121743930 gene encoding scarecrow-like protein 14 isoform X2, producing the protein MRSNKEALHVFPTPNLINDLRISDRFSNGNRTDNSRHMSNQFSFDTRVQSPEDIDFRDEVLKFINHILMEEEVEDETCMFQESAALQAAEKSFYEVLGEQCPALSDNQQAPNPDQGVESKFLEESRGSVYDPSDVESFSPDWFYNGNNITVNDPHSTCRSLYITSSSNATLADGPFSSPVSPLKISDVFSEQELAMQFMKGAEEANKFLDCGSNLIMSIINDESRETPDIPRGKKNPHHETLEERSSKQSAVSSDTDVSGDMFDMVLLSSGGKNESALRKELSGVTKSTPQEDHSEGVNGGSKKKGGRTSVVDLRTLLSLCAQAVAVDDHGTAYDYLKQIRQHATPAGDGMQRLAFYFADGLEARMAGYGDLTYARAPTFPTSAADILKAYHILIATCPFRKISNFFANKTIMNVSEKVTKLHIVDFGILYGFQWPSFMQRLSTRPGGPPKLRITGIDLPCPGFRPSARVEETGRRLSSYADTFGVPFEFNAIAKKWETIKLGDLTIEKDELLVVSCINRFRSLLDESVLVNSPRNIVLGLIRKMNPAVFVQGAMNGSYSAPFFITRFREAMFHFSSLFDMLDTIIPREIHERMLLEKTLFGQGIVNVISCEGADRIDRPETYKQWQIRNTRAGFVQLPLDREIVKMARRKVKSSYHKDFVIDEDGHWMLQGWKGRIIYALSSWRPAD; encoded by the coding sequence GATATCGATTTTAGAGATGAAGTGCTCAAGTTCATAAACCACATCCTCATGGAAGAGGAAGTGGAAGATGAAACTTGCATGTTTCAAGAGTCTGCTGCTCTTCAAGCTGCAGAGAAGTCGTTCTATGAGGTTCTCGGAGAGCAGTGTCCTGCTTTGAGCGATAATCAGCAGGCTCCCAATCCGGATCAGGGTGTCGAAAGCAAGTTTCTTGAAGAGTCAAGAGGTAGTGTTTATGATCCTAGTGATGTAGAGTCGTTTTCTCCTGATTGGTTTTataatggaaataatattactGTCAATGATCCACACTCGACTTGTCGGTCATTGTACATTACATCGTCTAGCAATGCTACCTTAGCCGATGGGCCCTTTAGTTCACCTGTTAGCCCTCTCAAAATCTCTGATGTGTTCAGCGAGCAAGAGTTGGCTATGCAATTCATGAAGGGAGCTGAAGAAGCGAATAAATTTCTTGACTGTGGCAGCAACTTGATTATGAGTATTATTAATGATGAGTCGAGAGAGACCCCTGATATACCAAGGGGGAAGAAGAATCCCCATCATGAGACCTTAGAGGAAAGGAGCAGCAAGCAGTCAGCCGTTTCTTCCGACACTGATGTGAGTGGTGACATGTTTGATATGGTTCTTCTGTCCAGTGGAGGAAAGAACGAATCTGCGCTACGTAAAGAATTGAGTGGAGTAACTAAAAGCACTCCACAAGAGGATCATTCAGAGGGAGTTAATGGTGGGagcaagaaaaaaggaggaagGACAAGTGTGGTTGATTTGAGAACCTTACTGAGCCTTTGTGCACAAGCCGTTGCAGTTGATGACCATGGGACAGCATATGATTACCTGAAGCAGATTCGACAACATGCTACTCCGGCTGGGGATGGGATGCAGAGACTTGCCTTTTACTTTGCTGATGGCCTCGAGGCACGCATGGCTGGATATGGAGATCTCACATATGCTCGTGCTCCTACGTTCCCTACCTCGGCTGCTGACATCCTCAAGGCCTATCATATACTAATTGCTACCTGTCCATTTCGGAAGATATCTAATTTCTTTGCTAATAAAACCATCATGAATGTTTCTGAGAAAGTCACGAAGCTCCACATTGTCGATTTTGGCATTCTCTATGGTTTCCAATGGCCTAGCTTTATGCAACGTCTATCTACTCGACCCGGTGGGCCCCCAAAGCTTCGTATCACTGGCATTGATCTTCCGTGTCCAGGTTTCCGGCCATCAGCAAGGGTTGAAGAGACCGGGAGGCGTTTGTCTAGTTATGCTGACACTTTTGGAGTTCCGTTTGAGTTCAACGCGATTGCTAAAAAATGGGAAACGATAAAACTTGGCGATCTTACGATAGAGAAAGACGAGTTGCTTGTGGTAAGCTGTATTAACAGATTCAGGAGTCTTCTCGATGAGAGTGTGTTAGTGAATAGCCCGAGAAATATTGTTCTAGGCCTTATCAGGAAGATGAATCCTGCCGTTTTCGTCCAGGGGGCTATGAATGGCTCGTATAGTGCCCCTTTCTTCATTACAAGATTCCGGGAGGCAATGTTTCATTTCTCGTCCCTTTTTGACATGCTCGACACCATTATTCCCCGAGAGATTCATGAGAGGATGCTTCTTGAGAAGACGCTGTTTGGACAAGGCATTGTGAACGTAATATCTTGTGAAGGAGCTGATAGGATCGATAGACCAGAGACTTACAAGCAATGGCAGATCCGGAACACTAGAGCTGGATTCGTGCAGCTTCCGCTGGACAGGGAGATAGTGAAAATGGCTAGAAGAAAAGTCAAGTCATCCTACCACAAGGATTTTGTGATCGACGAAGATGGCCACTGGATGTTGCAAGGGTGGAAAGGGCGCATCATATACGCGCTCTCTTCTTGGAGGCCCGCTGATTGA